Proteins from one Acidaminococcales bacterium genomic window:
- a CDS encoding branched-chain amino acid ABC transporter permease — MYLFLSSRKFLFLLLLVLLLLPFFITNSYFLHILISIGLYVILALSLNLVTGFAGQLSLGHVAFYGIGAYTSALLMLNFALNFWLAAIASALSAGIFGFLLGLPTLRLKGDYLAIVTLGFAEIIRLVLVNWDSLTRGPMGLPGIPPPEMFGYVFSSRESFYYLVLLFAVFTIVFMARLTNSGVGMAMETVKADEIAAESIGIYPIKYKLLAFVISAGFAGVAGSFYASYISFVSPDTFVYNDSCTILAMAVLGGLGSVPGSVAGAAALTLIPEMLRFLSSYRMLIFGFLMVFMMIYRPSGFWGADKRTLNVYKINAEENKHG; from the coding sequence ATGTACTTATTTTTAAGCAGCAGGAAATTTCTGTTCCTGTTGCTCCTTGTTCTTTTGCTCTTGCCTTTTTTTATAACAAACAGCTATTTTTTGCATATTCTCATTTCCATCGGGCTATATGTCATCCTTGCCCTTAGCCTCAACCTCGTGACGGGCTTTGCCGGGCAGCTTTCCCTTGGCCATGTGGCCTTTTACGGCATAGGCGCCTATACGTCGGCATTGCTCATGCTCAACTTCGCTTTGAATTTTTGGCTTGCCGCCATTGCCAGCGCCCTTTCCGCCGGTATTTTCGGGTTTCTGCTGGGCCTGCCTACGCTAAGGCTGAAAGGCGACTACCTTGCCATAGTTACGCTTGGCTTTGCGGAAATAATCCGGCTCGTGCTTGTCAACTGGGATAGCCTGACCCGCGGCCCCATGGGGCTTCCCGGCATTCCCCCGCCGGAAATGTTCGGCTACGTTTTTTCCTCAAGGGAGTCTTTTTATTATCTTGTATTGCTTTTTGCCGTTTTCACCATCGTTTTTATGGCCAGGCTGACAAATTCGGGCGTAGGCATGGCCATGGAAACAGTCAAGGCGGATGAGATCGCGGCCGAATCCATCGGCATCTACCCAATCAAATACAAACTCCTGGCCTTTGTCATTTCCGCCGGGTTTGCGGGGGTGGCGGGCAGTTTTTACGCCAGCTATATTTCTTTTGTCAGCCCCGACACTTTTGTCTATAACGATTCATGCACTATACTGGCCATGGCGGTGCTGGGGGGGCTTGGCAGCGTTCCGGGGTCGGTCGCCGGCGCGGCCGCGCTTACGCTCATCCCTGAAATGCTGCGCTTTTTAAGCAGCTATCGGATGCTTATTTTTGGCTTTCTCATGGTCTTTATGATGATCTACCGGCCATCCGGTTTTTGGGGGGCGGACAAGCGGACGCTCAATGTTTACAAAATAAACGCCGAGGAAAACAAACATGGCTGA
- a CDS encoding ABC transporter ATP-binding protein codes for MAEILNVKGATIRFGALAAVNKVSMAQNDGDIISLIGPNGAGKTTLFNLLTGIYQPDEGEIFFHGENITSLKPHQRVQKGISRTFQNIRLFAAMTVLENLLVANAGCSGEGVFRAVLGGKGLARQRREIVEQCENILETVGLEDKAGEMATSLPYGKQRLLEIGRALSTGPKLVLLDEPGAGMNGAEKEELTKLIYHIKDKMKKNVLLIEHDMKFVMNISHHIVVLDHGEKIAEGLPCAIQKNRQVIEAYLGRAAFTFDEEAQNA; via the coding sequence ATGGCTGAGATACTTAACGTCAAAGGCGCCACGATCCGCTTTGGCGCCCTCGCGGCGGTAAACAAAGTCAGCATGGCGCAAAACGACGGGGACATAATATCGCTTATCGGGCCGAACGGCGCCGGCAAGACGACCCTTTTCAACTTGCTGACGGGCATTTACCAGCCGGACGAGGGCGAAATTTTTTTCCACGGCGAAAACATAACTTCGCTCAAGCCCCATCAGCGGGTACAAAAAGGCATCTCCCGCACCTTCCAAAACATCAGGCTGTTCGCCGCCATGACGGTGCTGGAAAACCTGCTTGTGGCCAACGCCGGGTGCAGCGGCGAAGGCGTTTTTCGGGCCGTGCTGGGCGGAAAAGGCCTTGCCCGGCAAAGGCGGGAGATTGTTGAGCAATGCGAAAACATCCTGGAGACAGTCGGCCTTGAAGACAAGGCGGGCGAGATGGCGACAAGCCTGCCCTATGGCAAGCAAAGGCTGCTGGAAATCGGCCGCGCCCTTTCCACCGGCCCCAAACTCGTGCTCCTGGACGAGCCGGGCGCGGGCATGAACGGCGCGGAGAAAGAAGAGTTGACAAAACTCATCTACCACATAAAAGACAAGATGAAAAAGAACGTGCTCTTGATTGAGCACGACATGAAATTTGTCATGAATATATCGCACCACATTGTCGTGCTCGACCACGGCGAAAAAATTGCCGAGGGCTTGCCTTGCGCGATACAAAAAAACCGGCAGGTGATAGAGGCATATTTGGGCCGCGCGGCGTTCACCTTTGACGAGGAGGCGCAAAATGCTTAA
- a CDS encoding ABC transporter ATP-binding protein: protein MLKAECLHVKYGVIPALKGISFHVGQGEIVALIGANGAGKTTALNCVCGLVKAERGGITFNGQNIANMPTHKIVALGVSQAPEGRGVFPNLTVRENLSLGAYLRDDKNEIESDREMVYQIFPRLKERQKQSGGTLSGGEQQMLAIGRALMSRPKLLLLDEPSMGLAPIIVEDIFRTIRNINKQNKTTILLVEQNAHMALMLSNRAYVLETGEIIAAGKSRDLAGNDQIKKSYLGL from the coding sequence ATGCTTAAAGCGGAATGCCTCCACGTGAAATACGGAGTGATACCGGCGCTTAAAGGCATATCTTTCCATGTGGGGCAAGGGGAGATAGTGGCGCTCATAGGCGCAAACGGCGCGGGCAAGACAACGGCGCTAAATTGCGTCTGCGGCCTTGTCAAAGCGGAGCGGGGCGGCATAACCTTCAACGGCCAAAACATCGCCAATATGCCTACCCACAAAATCGTTGCGCTTGGCGTTTCACAGGCGCCTGAGGGGCGCGGCGTATTCCCCAATCTCACCGTCCGGGAAAATCTTTCCCTTGGGGCTTACCTGCGCGATGACAAAAATGAAATTGAAAGCGACAGGGAAATGGTTTACCAAATATTTCCCCGGCTGAAAGAAAGGCAAAAGCAGTCGGGGGGGACACTCTCCGGCGGCGAACAGCAAATGCTGGCCATCGGCAGGGCGCTTATGTCCAGGCCAAAGCTGCTCTTGCTTGACGAACCGTCCATGGGGCTTGCGCCAATTATTGTTGAAGACATCTTCAGGACCATCAGGAACATAAACAAGCAAAACAAAACCACCATTTTGCTTGTGGAGCAAAACGCCCACATGGCGCTTATGCTTTCCAACCGGGCCTATGTGCTGGAAACCGGCGAAATAATTGCCGCAGGAAAATCAAGGGACCTTGCGGGCAACGACCAGATTAAAAAATCCTATCTCGGCTTATAA
- a CDS encoding L-2-amino-thiazoline-4-carboxylic acid hydrolase, with protein sequence MSDTLRPVSIYTLFAQLFSSVAREVTKDFGAAGAAALKRGVRKYGEARGRHIAQNAASDGKPNTLENYLPYYDMERSELFVYATATGENLIDQKFYKCPFAEAWIKEGEQALGKLYCDEIDRAIAKGFNPNLEHEEITHLLDGAPSCHMTFQMKKGDENAK encoded by the coding sequence ATGTCGGATACATTGAGGCCGGTGTCCATCTATACTTTGTTTGCCCAACTCTTTTCTTCCGTGGCGCGGGAGGTTACAAAAGACTTTGGCGCGGCGGGCGCGGCGGCGCTAAAGCGCGGGGTGAGAAAGTACGGCGAAGCCCGCGGCCGTCATATCGCACAAAATGCCGCTTCGGACGGCAAACCAAACACGCTCGAAAACTATCTGCCGTATTATGACATGGAACGCTCCGAGCTTTTTGTCTATGCCACGGCAACGGGCGAGAACCTGATAGACCAGAAGTTTTACAAATGCCCCTTTGCCGAGGCATGGATAAAAGAGGGCGAGCAGGCGCTGGGGAAACTTTACTGCGATGAAATAGACCGCGCCATCGCCAAAGGCTTTAATCCCAACCTCGAACACGAAGAAATAACGCATCTGCTCGACGGCGCGCCAAGCTGCCACATGACTTTTCAGATGAAAAAAGGGGACGAAAATGCGAAATAA
- a CDS encoding agmatinase family protein, whose translation MRNKPICYVPGRQIPEIYGGVPTFLGLPKIENKGDIAANDLIVMGVPWEGTCTYGGFSGCDLAPKSIRAASLRYGGYMPDYDIDVFDHLTGADYGDTPVQNGNREFSFAGVKEKLNDILAYGKMPIIFGGDHSISYPLISEFGKKHGGNIGIIHFDAHLDNVAAFGDEQFARCSPFYRLYEDAGVNPKKLVHFGIRGPRNHPDGLKSAKKFGASVITALQIKLMGIQDAVKKAIGIAADGTAAVYITICSDVLDVAHNPAGPPDPCGLTTFELAYALNECGKVKADAFDFVEIYPSRDANNVSSHVAVWLVLHLLAGIAQRKGKTVAD comes from the coding sequence ATGCGAAATAAACCTATTTGCTACGTCCCCGGCCGGCAAATCCCGGAAATATACGGCGGCGTGCCGACCTTTTTGGGCCTTCCCAAGATAGAAAACAAAGGCGACATCGCGGCCAACGATTTAATCGTCATGGGCGTCCCCTGGGAAGGGACTTGCACTTACGGCGGTTTTTCCGGCTGCGACCTTGCGCCCAAGTCCATCCGCGCCGCCTCCTTGCGCTACGGCGGGTACATGCCGGATTATGACATAGATGTGTTCGACCATTTGACGGGCGCCGATTATGGCGATACGCCGGTGCAAAACGGCAACCGGGAGTTTTCTTTTGCCGGCGTCAAAGAAAAGCTGAACGATATCCTTGCCTATGGCAAAATGCCGATAATTTTCGGCGGCGATCATTCCATTTCTTACCCTTTAATCAGCGAATTCGGCAAAAAACACGGGGGCAACATTGGCATAATCCACTTCGATGCCCACCTGGACAACGTGGCGGCCTTCGGCGACGAGCAATTTGCCCGCTGCTCGCCATTTTACCGCCTGTACGAAGATGCCGGCGTCAACCCCAAAAAGCTTGTGCATTTTGGCATAAGAGGGCCCAGGAACCATCCCGACGGGCTCAAATCAGCCAAAAAGTTCGGCGCGTCGGTGATTACGGCGCTGCAAATAAAGCTCATGGGCATTCAGGATGCCGTCAAAAAGGCGATCGGCATTGCCGCCGACGGCACGGCCGCCGTGTATATAACGATCTGCTCCGATGTCCTTGACGTGGCCCACAACCCGGCCGGCCCGCCGGACCCTTGCGGCCTGACGACTTTTGAGCTGGCGTATGCCCTTAATGAGTGCGGCAAAGTAAAAGCGGACGCTTTTGACTTTGTGGAAATATATCCGTCCAGGGACGCCAACAACGTATCTTCGCATGTCGCGGTTTGGCTTGTCCTGCATTTGCTCGCGGGCATCGCGCAAAGGAAAGGGAAAACAGTTGCCGATTGA
- a CDS encoding CHAD domain-containing protein yields MDKEIVLILQEKAGWSNIVKHLGKDFFPLDTTDEEIVVDAKNADEIESEGRIYVKLHSGMLVSGTSRVKIAYSEGEMMVAGQAVEIKEIVLTRLSGPYGDILRQAANLSGRYRCALESRNHEQRAKDTIKGVEFGRFHVKEFAGRTVEESLFELAWWHLCGISQASAEFSLHPGDRLPVRRLRVEIRKFRSVLAMLEKILAPDAMKWREKLRALTIKLARLRELDIALSNWRGNAAHKKKYPKQSDRLSEFLSRERAAELSKTVPFFELTRLTPMLVAFMAWVSGGPIREKREDLSLSKVANKRLARWYRRMQSLVRRYPDFSDDGAAHAVRIKAKSMRYVMQSMSGKAYGDDSKVMRSLKRLLDALGILHDNHVNEEIAKGAAKKGANPELIYQAGIFTGTEREQQIRIRKILPDLWEKFADDWENWF; encoded by the coding sequence GTGGACAAGGAAATAGTCCTCATTTTGCAGGAAAAAGCCGGTTGGTCCAATATCGTCAAACATCTGGGCAAAGACTTCTTCCCTTTGGACACAACGGACGAAGAAATTGTCGTTGACGCAAAAAACGCCGACGAAATAGAAAGCGAAGGCCGTATCTACGTAAAACTCCACAGCGGCATGTTGGTCAGCGGCACCAGCCGCGTCAAAATTGCCTATTCGGAGGGGGAGATGATGGTAGCCGGGCAGGCGGTTGAGATCAAGGAAATTGTCCTTACCCGCCTGTCCGGGCCCTACGGCGATATTTTGCGCCAGGCGGCCAATCTGTCCGGCAGGTATCGTTGCGCGCTGGAAAGCCGCAACCATGAGCAAAGAGCCAAAGACACGATTAAAGGCGTGGAATTTGGCCGCTTCCATGTCAAAGAATTCGCCGGCCGCACGGTGGAAGAATCGCTTTTTGAGCTTGCCTGGTGGCATCTGTGCGGCATAAGCCAGGCTTCGGCGGAGTTTTCCCTGCATCCGGGCGATCGGCTGCCGGTGCGGCGGTTGCGGGTGGAAATAAGAAAATTCAGATCGGTGCTGGCCATGCTGGAAAAAATCCTCGCGCCGGACGCCATGAAATGGCGGGAGAAACTGCGCGCCCTCACCATAAAGCTCGCGCGCCTCCGGGAACTGGACATAGCCTTGAGCAACTGGCGCGGCAACGCCGCGCACAAAAAAAAATATCCCAAACAAAGCGATCGCCTGTCGGAATTCTTAAGCCGGGAACGCGCGGCGGAACTATCCAAAACAGTGCCTTTTTTTGAGTTGACCCGTTTAACGCCCATGCTCGTGGCTTTCATGGCCTGGGTGTCCGGCGGCCCCATACGGGAGAAGCGGGAGGATCTTTCGCTCAGCAAAGTAGCCAACAAACGGCTTGCCCGCTGGTACCGGCGCATGCAGTCGCTCGTCCGGCGGTACCCGGATTTTTCTGACGACGGCGCGGCGCACGCGGTCAGGATAAAGGCAAAGTCAATGCGCTACGTAATGCAAAGCATGTCAGGCAAGGCTTACGGCGACGACAGCAAAGTAATGCGGAGCCTGAAACGCCTTCTGGACGCTCTCGGCATATTGCACGACAATCACGTGAATGAGGAAATTGCCAAAGGCGCGGCCAAAAAAGGCGCCAACCCCGAACTCATCTATCAGGCGGGCATTTTTACCGGCACTGAAAGAGAGCAGCAAATACGTATCCGAAAAATACTGCCGGATTTGTGGGAAAAGTTTGCGGATGATTGGGAAAATTGGTTTTAG
- a CDS encoding D-glycerate dehydrogenase, protein MKKYKVVLTNNFHLSGVEKMRQMFDLKIREADTPKETWLAWLAEANAICSGGRTKIDGELLDKAPNVKVVSQIAAGYDNIDVAACSQRGVLVGNTPGVVTDATADIAFGLILCSARYLHKAWEHVKSGEWGRKKPFAMGMDLKGKLLGIIGLGNVGLAVAQRARASGMSIAYYNRKPSAAASEIGAQYLPLAELLGKADFVLLSLPLNEKTRKFFGDRQFAQMKPTARFINIGRGGLVDTDALCRALNDQRIAYAAFDVTDPEPLPGDHPLLAFDNVAIFPHIGGQARETRDAMSLMALENLICALEGRKMPSCVNGELERRLIT, encoded by the coding sequence GTGAAAAAATATAAAGTCGTCCTGACCAACAACTTCCATTTGTCCGGCGTGGAAAAAATGCGGCAAATGTTCGATTTGAAAATAAGGGAAGCGGACACGCCAAAAGAAACATGGCTCGCCTGGTTGGCGGAAGCCAACGCCATCTGTTCCGGCGGCCGGACCAAAATAGACGGGGAGCTGCTTGACAAAGCGCCTAATGTGAAGGTTGTTTCGCAAATTGCCGCCGGCTATGACAATATAGACGTTGCGGCCTGCAGCCAAAGGGGCGTGCTGGTGGGCAATACGCCGGGCGTGGTAACCGACGCGACGGCCGACATCGCTTTCGGGCTTATTTTATGCAGCGCGCGTTATCTGCACAAAGCGTGGGAGCATGTCAAAAGCGGGGAATGGGGCCGGAAAAAGCCTTTTGCCATGGGGATGGACCTTAAAGGTAAACTGCTCGGCATAATCGGCTTGGGCAACGTCGGCCTGGCCGTCGCCCAAAGGGCCAGGGCCAGCGGCATGTCCATAGCTTACTACAACCGCAAGCCTTCCGCCGCGGCATCGGAGATAGGGGCGCAATATTTGCCTTTGGCCGAACTTTTGGGCAAAGCTGATTTCGTGCTTTTGTCTTTGCCGCTCAACGAAAAAACGCGCAAATTCTTCGGGGACAGGCAATTTGCCCAAATGAAGCCCACCGCCCGTTTCATCAATATCGGGCGCGGCGGCTTGGTAGACACGGACGCCCTCTGCCGGGCGCTTAATGACCAAAGAATCGCTTACGCCGCCTTTGACGTTACCGATCCTGAGCCGCTGCCGGGCGACCATCCCCTCCTGGCTTTTGACAATGTCGCGATATTTCCGCACATTGGCGGACAAGCGCGCGAGACCCGCGATGCCATGTCGCTTATGGCCCTTGAAAACCTGATCTGCGCCCTGGAAGGAAGAAAAATGCCTTCCTGCGTCAACGGCGAACTGGAGAGGCGCCTGATAACTTAG
- a CDS encoding VOC family protein — protein MRFKFYHNNLNVRDLKKSLPFYEEALGLKEVRRIQPESGAFEIVFLSDGQVPHLLELTWLRDWDRDYNLGDNEFHLAFSTDDYAAAHEKHEKMGCICYENHDMGIYFISDPDGYWLEIVPAR, from the coding sequence ATGCGGTTTAAGTTTTATCATAACAATTTGAACGTGAGGGATTTAAAGAAAAGCCTGCCTTTTTACGAGGAGGCGCTGGGCCTGAAAGAAGTACGGCGCATACAGCCGGAAAGCGGCGCTTTTGAAATAGTTTTTCTGTCGGACGGGCAAGTGCCGCACCTTTTGGAACTTACCTGGCTGCGCGATTGGGACAGAGATTACAATCTCGGCGACAACGAGTTCCATCTGGCTTTCAGCACGGACGATTACGCCGCCGCGCATGAAAAGCACGAAAAAATGGGCTGCATCTGTTATGAAAACCATGACATGGGCATATATTTCATAAGCGACCCGGACGGCTACTGGCTGGAAATAGTGCCGGCGAGGTGA
- a CDS encoding HD domain-containing protein, with amino-acid sequence MKRVARNDITDGMITAEPIADLKNNVLLDANAEITKAHAEILKTWNIDFIRVREPGDTDESLKKQLADDLAKEKPEMSLEQMKNELGIFEANIKSILRGEGDRHLYSKVHDSKAGSAIKITSLLNSNTLDVYVAMLQELNKLFVSDSRSRALFLGDVCGTFVNKLNRFVISTPGVIGYCLYPYRVDVAVLTEHSMRTAIIATKLAQLAGMDSREIMTVTYGAILHDIGCTELPEQMLHFNKKFSLEEQKLYKRHVLTGVNIIKKQRFLPREVLLIIGSHHETLDGIGYPLGLKADKLPGVVRVVALANAVDRAIYPLNSGREALKIPQLIKELPFWALHFDPGLCAVLAKYLEDFVMSNRVTLDDGRLAEIVWSHTAYKEPVVRTSDGEIIDLNKIVGLTIESYSI; translated from the coding sequence GTGAAAAGAGTGGCAAGAAACGACATAACAGATGGAATGATCACTGCCGAGCCGATCGCCGACCTGAAAAACAATGTCCTTTTGGACGCTAATGCCGAAATAACAAAAGCGCACGCGGAGATATTGAAAACATGGAATATTGATTTCATCAGGGTGCGCGAACCCGGCGATACCGACGAGTCGCTCAAAAAGCAGTTGGCCGACGACTTGGCTAAAGAAAAGCCGGAAATGTCCCTGGAGCAGATGAAAAATGAATTGGGCATATTTGAGGCCAACATCAAGTCCATCCTGCGCGGCGAGGGCGACCGGCATCTTTATTCCAAGGTCCATGACAGCAAGGCGGGCAGCGCAATCAAGATCACCAGCCTTCTAAATAGCAATACCTTGGATGTTTACGTCGCCATGCTGCAGGAGCTGAACAAATTGTTTGTGAGCGATTCCCGCAGCCGGGCTTTGTTTCTGGGCGACGTTTGCGGCACTTTTGTTAATAAACTCAATCGGTTTGTCATAAGCACGCCGGGAGTGATCGGTTATTGTCTTTATCCATACCGCGTAGATGTTGCGGTGTTGACCGAACATTCCATGCGGACGGCGATCATCGCCACCAAGCTGGCGCAACTGGCCGGCATGGACAGCCGTGAAATCATGACGGTAACCTACGGCGCCATCTTGCACGATATCGGCTGCACTGAGTTGCCTGAACAAATGCTCCATTTCAACAAAAAGTTCTCCCTTGAGGAGCAGAAGCTTTATAAACGACATGTGCTCACCGGCGTGAACATTATCAAAAAACAACGTTTCCTGCCACGGGAAGTGCTGCTCATCATCGGCAGCCACCATGAAACGCTCGATGGCATCGGTTACCCGCTTGGGTTGAAAGCGGACAAACTGCCGGGCGTCGTACGGGTGGTAGCTTTGGCCAATGCTGTCGACCGGGCGATTTATCCCTTGAACAGCGGCCGGGAAGCGTTAAAAATTCCGCAGCTCATTAAGGAACTGCCGTTTTGGGCTTTGCATTTCGACCCGGGGCTGTGCGCTGTTTTAGCCAAATATTTAGAGGATTTTGTCATGAGCAACCGCGTTACGCTCGACGACGGACGTTTGGCGGAGATTGTCTGGAGCCATACGGCGTACAAGGAACCGGTAGTAAGGACGAGCGACGGCGAGATTATCGACCTTAACAAAATTGTGGGGCTGACCATAGAAAGCTATTCCATCTAA
- a CDS encoding MetQ/NlpA family ABC transporter substrate-binding protein: protein MRNLFMLLVAAIFLTAGCGGQSAPSSPAITVKVGASVTPHAEILDFIKPILAKDGVILQVVEMTDYVRPNIALAEKELDANYFQHVPYLEKFASDHKLAIVSIAKVHVEPMGIYSNKIKSLAALPQGAIVAIPNDPTNSGRALMLLEKAGVIKLKPGADIAAVPGDIAENPKKIVIKELEAAQLPRSLEDVALAVINTNYALDAKLSPLKDALFIEAADSPYVNILAVRKGDENRPELKKLAAALTSPQTRKFIEEKHKGAVIPAF from the coding sequence ATGCGTAACTTGTTTATGCTGCTTGTTGCCGCCATTTTTTTGACGGCCGGTTGCGGCGGCCAATCCGCCCCGTCCTCTCCCGCCATTACAGTTAAGGTGGGCGCCAGCGTAACGCCCCACGCCGAAATCCTTGATTTCATCAAACCGATTTTGGCGAAGGATGGCGTAATCCTGCAGGTGGTTGAAATGACCGACTATGTGCGGCCAAACATCGCCTTGGCGGAAAAGGAGCTTGACGCGAATTATTTTCAGCATGTGCCTTATCTGGAAAAATTCGCATCCGACCACAAACTGGCGATTGTTTCCATCGCCAAAGTCCATGTGGAACCTATGGGCATATACTCAAACAAAATAAAGTCTTTGGCCGCCCTCCCGCAAGGCGCGATCGTTGCCATACCCAACGACCCTACTAACAGCGGGCGAGCGCTCATGCTCCTGGAAAAAGCCGGAGTGATAAAATTAAAGCCCGGCGCCGACATCGCGGCCGTCCCCGGCGACATTGCCGAAAACCCGAAAAAAATCGTCATAAAAGAATTGGAAGCCGCGCAACTGCCGCGTTCGCTTGAAGATGTCGCGCTGGCCGTTATAAACACCAATTACGCGCTGGACGCCAAACTGTCGCCGCTGAAAGACGCGCTTTTTATTGAAGCGGCCGACTCTCCCTACGTCAACATACTCGCAGTCAGAAAAGGCGACGAAAACAGGCCGGAACTTAAAAAACTTGCCGCCGCGCTCACTTCGCCCCAAACGAGAAAATTCATTGAGGAAAAACATAAAGGCGCGGTCATTCCCGCTTTTTGA
- a CDS encoding thioesterase family protein, with protein MADFDLPVGAKARKSEQVTPANTARAYGSGAIDVYATPAMIGLMEGASLGAVDPLLPDGFGTVGLKVNISHIAAALPGAEVAAEAELTAVNGKKLFFKVAAFAGEKKIGEGTHERYIVNLAEFLARTSQK; from the coding sequence ATGGCTGACTTTGACCTGCCGGTTGGCGCCAAAGCGCGCAAAAGCGAACAAGTTACGCCCGCCAATACCGCCAGGGCTTACGGCAGCGGCGCAATAGACGTTTACGCCACGCCGGCGATGATCGGCCTGATGGAAGGGGCCAGCCTCGGCGCCGTTGACCCTTTGCTTCCTGATGGCTTCGGCACGGTCGGACTGAAGGTAAACATTTCGCACATAGCCGCCGCCTTGCCCGGCGCGGAAGTGGCGGCCGAGGCCGAGCTTACGGCTGTGAACGGGAAAAAACTGTTTTTTAAAGTAGCCGCCTTCGCCGGCGAAAAAAAGATCGGCGAAGGGACGCATGAGCGCTATATTGTAAACTTGGCCGAGTTTCTCGCCCGCACGAGCCAAAAATGA
- a CDS encoding DUF4127 family protein — protein sequence MNVFLRIALLIFFLLPAAAAAAEKIIFVPMDDRPVNLSYAEDILKSAGWEIVSPPAELLASRYKSGDPDKLMAWLEEQSRTASSAVVAADALIYGGLVASRTHDYAADVLNARAERLIGLKNRYVYFNLYVFGTIMRTPRSFSKGTEPPYYEEWGADIFRLSALEDKEGIRRLSRREKAEKRELLAKIPARVRGDWLNRRALNFGVNKLLLAAAEGAFDYFALGRDDTAPFSQSRKEARLLAQESAAARLYNYRSFPGADQLGLLLLTRAVLDRRQYIPFVYVEYAGGAGRETVPSYEDAPVGLTVNDHIYAVGGMPVRTAERADLAFFINTPQSGATLEAAAPENTAAVNGHAQSFIELIKKQMRANKKAAIADVEFGNGASNALVAGICREGLSCRIDAYAGWNTAGNSIGYALGQGLLAPYMEDNDRERLLAVRYMDDWAYQANVRGALYRDIVWPRGLDGSELDKHKEMLAAAALTKMTALARAYLPQSGRYRLTVDFPWNRLFELAVVLKNAT from the coding sequence ATGAATGTTTTTTTGCGCATAGCCCTTTTAATTTTTTTCCTGTTGCCGGCGGCGGCGGCGGCGGCGGAAAAAATTATTTTTGTGCCGATGGACGACCGGCCGGTCAATCTGTCTTACGCGGAAGATATATTGAAAAGCGCCGGCTGGGAGATAGTTTCACCGCCCGCTGAACTGCTGGCCTCCCGGTATAAATCCGGCGACCCGGACAAGTTGATGGCTTGGCTGGAAGAACAGTCGCGCACCGCCTCGTCGGCGGTGGTGGCGGCCGATGCGCTCATCTACGGCGGCTTGGTCGCCTCGCGGACGCACGATTACGCGGCGGACGTATTGAACGCGCGCGCGGAGCGGCTGATTGGGCTGAAAAATCGCTATGTTTATTTCAACCTTTATGTGTTCGGCACAATCATGCGCACGCCGCGCTCTTTTTCCAAGGGGACGGAACCGCCTTATTACGAGGAGTGGGGCGCCGATATTTTCCGCCTGAGCGCTTTAGAGGACAAAGAAGGCATCCGGCGGCTGAGCCGCCGGGAAAAAGCGGAAAAACGGGAATTGCTGGCGAAAATCCCGGCCCGGGTCAGAGGCGACTGGCTGAACCGGCGCGCTTTGAACTTCGGCGTAAACAAATTGTTGCTCGCAGCAGCCGAAGGCGCTTTTGACTATTTTGCCCTCGGCCGGGACGATACGGCCCCTTTTTCCCAATCGCGCAAAGAAGCGCGGCTGCTTGCCCAGGAATCCGCCGCCGCACGGCTTTACAATTACCGCTCCTTCCCCGGCGCCGACCAGTTGGGCCTTTTGCTTTTGACCAGGGCAGTGCTGGATCGCCGGCAATATATACCGTTCGTCTATGTGGAATATGCGGGGGGGGCCGGCCGGGAAACTGTCCCTTCCTATGAAGACGCCCCGGTGGGGCTGACGGTGAACGACCATATCTACGCGGTGGGCGGAATGCCGGTGCGGACGGCGGAGCGGGCGGATCTGGCGTTTTTCATAAACACGCCGCAAAGCGGCGCAACGCTCGAGGCGGCCGCGCCGGAAAATACGGCGGCCGTAAACGGACATGCGCAAAGCTTTATCGAACTGATAAAAAAGCAAATGCGCGCCAACAAGAAAGCCGCCATCGCCGATGTGGAATTCGGCAACGGCGCGTCCAACGCCTTAGTCGCCGGAATTTGCCGGGAAGGTCTGTCTTGCCGGATAGACGCCTACGCCGGCTGGAACACGGCCGGCAATTCCATCGGCTACGCTTTGGGGCAAGGCCTTCTCGCCCCTTACATGGAGGACAATGACCGCGAAAGGTTACTTGCCGTCCGCTACATGGACGACTGGGCGTACCAAGCGAACGTGCGCGGCGCGCTTTACCGCGATATAGTATGGCCGCGCGGTCTTGACGGCTCTGAACTGGACAAACATAAGGAGATGCTGGCGGCGGCGGCTTTAACCAAAATGACCGCCCTCGCGCGCGCATATCTGCCCCAAAGCGGACGTTACCGCCTAACGGTGGACTTTCCCTGGAACAGGCTGTTTGAGCTGGCGGTCGTGCTTAAAAATGCCACTTAA